Proteins from one Malaya genurostris strain Urasoe2022 chromosome 2, Malgen_1.1, whole genome shotgun sequence genomic window:
- the LOC131429528 gene encoding zinc finger protein 33B-like, translating into MPLNVDNYMLCCRVCMDTDKSELFLSLYETQPPGLDVNLQTAFQKTTGIECPEDEYMPSKICQSCQLRLQDAYNFILESCNNNLLLLALKENALSREHPEEHSSDLHIIYQNEQQLKESDRNHENNNQEILQIECIDDTNTHNSSGVSKYLVIDSNVKPTDSQSVIGDEVPSSGSEEDQTEDETDAVEFILKIFQKPNPAPKRHRPQQTARRHKCEVCNKTFQRKSNLVDHLRLHANVKLFSCTYCDAAFVQAGNLKSHIRKHTLEKPYECDVCGKCYSQSSALKTHIRSHTNTRNYICDVCQKGFTNSSDLGKHKVTHTDLRFFRCVQCHERYFTQKIHLKKHISSYHGTEDQEELLRRGILKEGVRIGRTNTARSIDLSSDE; encoded by the exons ATGCCGCTAAATGTAGATAATTATATGCTCTGTTGTAGAGTGTGCATGGATACCGATAAAAGTGAATTATTTCTAAGTTTATATGAAACTCAACCTCCGGGGTTGGATGTGAATTTGCAAACTGCATTTCAAAAAACTACCGGGATAGAG TGTCCCGAGGATGAATACATGCCTTCTAAAATATGCCAAAGTTGCCAATTACGGTTACAGGATGCTTATAACTTTATTTTAGAAAGTTGTAATAATAACTTACTGTTGCTAGCTCTCAAAGAAAACGCACTGAGTAGAGAGCATCCTGAAGAGCACAGCTCAGATTTGCATATTATATACCAGAACGAGCAGCAACTGAAAGAATCTGAtagaaatcatgaaaataataacCAGGAAATCCTACAGATTGAGTGCATCGACGATACTAATACTCATAATTCGTCGGGTGTAAGCAAGTACTTAGTTATAGATTCGAATGTAAAACCGACGGATTCTCAAAGCGTAATTGGTGATGAGGTTCCTTCATCTGGTTCTGAAGAAGACCAGACGGAGGATGAAACCGATGCGGTGGAgtttattctgaaaatttttcaaaaaccgaaTCCTGCTCCAAAAAGACATAGGCCGCAGCAAACAGCGCGAAGGCATAAGTGTGAGGTATGCAACAAGACGTTCCAGCGAAAGTCCAACTTGGTCGATCATCTTAGGTTGCATGCTAACGTTAAGCTCTTTTCGTGCACTTATTGCGATGCGGCTTTCGTACAAGCTGGTAATCTCAAAAGTCACATTCGGAAACATACGCTAGAGAAACCATACGAGTGTGATGTTTGTGGTAAATGCTACAGTCAATCCAGTGCACTCAAGACACACATAAG ATCCCACACCAACACACGCAATTACATTTGTGATGTGTGCCAAAAAGGATTTACCAACAGCTCCGATTTGGGTAAGCATAAAGTAACGCATACGGATTTGCGTTTCTTCCGGTGTGTACAATGCCACGAGCGATATTTCACCCAAAAGATCCACCTGAAAAAACACATTAGCTCGTACCACGGAACTGAGGATCAAGAAGAGCTGCTGCGTAGAGGCATTTTAAAGGAAGGTGTCCGCATCGGTAGAACGAATACAGCTAGGAGTATCGACCTATCTAGTGATGAATAA
- the LOC131428537 gene encoding uncharacterized protein LOC131428537 isoform X1 — MGRKRKSKAPVKITRSPKQAKQSATPVKKDVTSTDDGSNNPVKKNSPKVSDPVQLDDVTEQQETADGKKSWDRVRQWMIDQQQQQADEPDAKVALEEIADEEPLTEDRYPLADDSAHLNEDFEVPLRYRLKDYTEKQILNSVMYECEWLKCGLETTDDIEYLTHVESHLDSYLQGRRDFRDLTCLWDLCDFKTSSVRDLESHVHFHVYHNRMKTHGASLSNIISVPKCNNDSRRRNSIDTFRITFQCEWGDCEEVYHKAQSFFTHVNNHIQDQFPVDKRSSKVPLMCQWAACKQTYKRCSIGLEHIRRHSTERTIGCYTCGAMFVSRLKYIDHCKRQVEYHNREYPCQQCNKLFATKQLMVDHTNIHNKKYACTLCPMKWPSRKALSYHIRYRHVEDKPFQCHICNHRAVTARDLHIHTNIHANMNQWKCFEVGCKMAYKSEITLRKHILTVHKGLPPDIYACHLCTKEYKCGTSLSNHLMKYHGCERLPGHIRYQYRQDHEDEKFKLAVYLDNKIALANREQVAPRSSNEQTKLSTTTESDSSGFLDQTTWTSYSIESWKHIDKDKISINMIPDKIHSKMPRKPRTVKPKVEKDDSLTESLSIDQYAPVGAHDIEETATRNIERKVYSKAKSKNQAKSRKVDDCMAAKKLVTKRTAFAKQSNSSDCEETEEFNSLVNKSISRRVYPKAPFKIRSPKPDTRDDRSITQDEEICNVEKFATITPNKVYPKAKFCRTKNLPLTSKITIEQTEIEDRSTRTVIDLPNHEYSNQSIVNHDTGLYSLTNYSLATMPSERKIVTSTYEQDSLQLNGTQSMLENPNILACDYEDNAHNQIASSNYDGNLITETVGEFTITMRRNSDEIDGIAPPSTLTDNPAKRTEPIHSDPKQVVPVGDLEHIRHYLKVDNSAIISIDITDETGCVLSNQTIDSVVYSCKADNENSRRRK, encoded by the exons ATGGGACGCAAACGAAAGTCGAAAGCTCCTGTGAAAATCACGCGCTCGCCTAAGCAAGCGAAACAGAGTGCCACACCTGTGAAAAAAGATGTCACTAGCACCGATGATGGTTCGAATAATCCAGTTAAGAAAAATTCACCCAAAGTGTCGGATCCAGTGCAGCTCGACGATGTAACAGAACAACAGGAGACTGCCGATGGTAAGAAATCGTGGGACAGGGTCCGTCAATGGATGATTgatcagcagcagcaacaagctGACGAACCCGATGCTAAAGTAGCGTTGGAAGAGATCGCCGATGAAGAACCACTTACCGAGGACCGTTATCCGTTGGCTGATGATTCTGCACATCTGAATGAAGACTTTGAG GTTCCGTTGCGCTATCGTTTGAAGGATTATACCGAAAAACAGATCCTCAACTCAGTGATGTATGAGTGCGAGTGGTTGAAGTGCGGTTTAGAAACGACTGATGATATCGAATATCTGACTCACGTCGAAAGTCATCTAGATAGTTACTTACAGGGAAGACGGGATTTTCGAG ACCTTACCTGTCTTTGGGATCTTTGCGACTTCAAAACATCAAGTGTGCGTGATTTGGAAAGTCATGTACACTTTCACGTGTACCACAATCGGATGAAAACGCACGGTGCCAGTTTGAGCAATATCATAAGCGTCCCGAAGTGCAACAATGACAGCCGTCGACGAAATAGCATCGATACGTTTCGTATAACCTTTCAATGTGAATGGGGTGACTGCGAAGAAGTCTACCACAAAGCACAATCGTTTTTTACGCATGTAAACAATCACATTCAGGATCAGTTTCCGGTAGACAAAAGATCAAGCAAGGTGCCGCTGATGTGTCAGTGGGCCGCCTGCAAGCAAACCTACAAACGGTGTAGTATTGGTCTCGAGCATATTAGACGACACTCGACGGAGCGTACAATCGGATGTTACACCTGTGGAGCAATGTTTGTGTCCCGTCTGAAATATATAGATCATTGTAAGCGTCAGGTGGAATACCATA aTCGAGAATATCCTTGCCAACAATGTAACAAGCTTTTTGCTACGAAACAACTTATGGTGGACCATACGAATATTCACAATAAGAAATACGCCTGTACGCTCTGTCCGATGAAGTGGCCATCGCGGAAGGCGTTATCCTATCACATACGCTATAGACACGTCGAAGACAAACCGTTCCAATGTCACATCTGCAATCATAG GGCTGTCACTGCTCGTGATTTACACATTCATACAAACATTCATGCAAATATGAATCAGTGGAAGTGTTTTGAGGTTGGCTGCAAAATGGCTTACAAATCCGAAATAACGCTACGAAAA cATATTCTGACTGTACACAAAGGCCTCCCCCCGGATATCTACGCTTGTCATCTATGTACCAAAGAATACAAATGCGGAACGTCACTGTCCAACCACTTGATGAAGTATCATGGCTGTGAACGCCTGCCGGGTCACATTCGTTATCAATACCGTCAAGATCACGAGGACGAAAAATTTAAGTTGGCTGTTTATTTGGATAATAAAATTGCCTTAGCCAATAGGGAACAGGTAGCGCCTCGTTCGTCTAACGAACAGACAAAACTATCGACAACGACTGAGTCTGACTCATCAGGGTTTCTCGATCAGACCACCTGGACAAGTTACTCAATTGAATCTTGGAAGCATATTGACAAAGATAAGATTTCCATCAACATGATCCCAGACAAAATACACTCAAAAATGCCACGAAAACCGCGAACGGTGAAACCAAAAGTGGAGAAAGATGATTCACTAACTGAAAGTTTATCCATAGACCAGTACGCACCCGTGGGCGCACACGACATAGAAGAAACGGCTACCAGAAACATTGAACGCAAAGTGTATTCGAAAGCAAAATCCAAGAATCAAGCAAAGTCTAGAAAGGTGGATGATTGTATGGCTGCTAAGAAATTAGTCACGAAACGTACTGCATTTGCGAAACAATCAAATTCTTCAGATTGTGAAGAAACAGAAGAATTTAACTCTCTCGTCAACAAATCGATTTCTCGTAGAGTCTATCCGAAAGCACCATTCAAAATTCGCAGTCCCAAGCCGGACACTAGAGATGATCGTTCGATTACTCAGGATGAAGAGATATGcaacgttgaaaaatttgctaCTATAACTCCAAACAAAGTTTATCCGAAGGCTAAATTTTGCCGAACAAAAAATTTACCTCTCACAAGTAAAATTACGATCGAACAGACAGAAATTGAAGATCGTTCAACAAGAACAGTCATTGATCTACCGAACCATGAGTACAGCAATCAATCAATTGTAAATCACGACACCGGTTTGTACAGTCTTACAAATTATTCACTTGCAACgatgccaagtgaaagaaaaattgTTACTTCAACCTATGAACAGGATTCATTACAATTAAATGGCACCCAAAGCATGCTGGAAAATCCAAATATTTTAGCATGTGATTATGAAGACAATGCACATAACCAAATTGCATCGTCGAACTACGACGGCAATCTTATTACGGAGACGGTTGGGGAATTCACCATCACTATGCGCAGGAATAGTGATGAAATTGATGGTATTGCGCCTCCGAGCACACTGACGGATAACCCAGCCAAACGTACCGAACCCATCCATTCGGACCCGAAACAGGTTGTTCCGGTTGGAGATCTTGAGCATATAAGGCATTATTTGAAAGTGGACAACTCGGCAATCATTTCGATTGACATTACTGACGAGACGGGATGTGTGCTTTCCAACCAAACAATTGACTCTGTTGTTTACAGCTGCAAGGCAGATAACGAAAATAGCCGCCGACGAAAATGA
- the LOC131428537 gene encoding histone H4 transcription factor isoform X2, which translates to MGRKRKSKAPVKITRSPKQAKQSATPVKKDVTSTDDGSNNPVKKNSPKVSDPVQLDDVTEQQETADGKKSWDRVRQWMIDQQQQQADEPDAKVALEEIADEEPLTEDRYPLADDSAHLNEDFEVPLRYRLKDYTEKQILNSVMYECEWLKCGLETTDDIEYLTHVESHLDSYLQGRRDFRDLTCLWDLCDFKTSSVRDLESHVHFHVYHNRMKTHGASLSNIISVPKCNNDSRRRNSIDTFRITFQCEWGDCEEVYHKAQSFFTHVNNHIQDQFPVDKRSSKVPLMCQWAACKQTYKRCSIGLEHIRRHSTERTIGCYTCGAMFVSRLKYIDHCKRQVEYHNREYPCQQCNKLFATKQLMVDHTNIHNKKYACTLCPMKWPSRKALSYHIRYRHVEDKPFQCHICNHRCVTKGDLNEHVLTHDERRMFRCEEFGCDVAYKCQKSLRKHVDSVHYGMGPMKYACHLCENHYCSGANLSRHLMKTHQYRKPPGYSRFMYQADRDGVFRLSTYVTGEIVSYSDDECKSEAQSQDSSAVPIKEDNEEEVQTWTSFSIGKLETMARNTIAIELKANEVLPKASRSMPSLKKSDSRASLPGPKDEPSSSAKSVDDFTVMKRYIKEEKTVVISFEETDSAGSVIRSETVQTTELTPDKLLSSGRV; encoded by the exons ATGGGACGCAAACGAAAGTCGAAAGCTCCTGTGAAAATCACGCGCTCGCCTAAGCAAGCGAAACAGAGTGCCACACCTGTGAAAAAAGATGTCACTAGCACCGATGATGGTTCGAATAATCCAGTTAAGAAAAATTCACCCAAAGTGTCGGATCCAGTGCAGCTCGACGATGTAACAGAACAACAGGAGACTGCCGATGGTAAGAAATCGTGGGACAGGGTCCGTCAATGGATGATTgatcagcagcagcaacaagctGACGAACCCGATGCTAAAGTAGCGTTGGAAGAGATCGCCGATGAAGAACCACTTACCGAGGACCGTTATCCGTTGGCTGATGATTCTGCACATCTGAATGAAGACTTTGAG GTTCCGTTGCGCTATCGTTTGAAGGATTATACCGAAAAACAGATCCTCAACTCAGTGATGTATGAGTGCGAGTGGTTGAAGTGCGGTTTAGAAACGACTGATGATATCGAATATCTGACTCACGTCGAAAGTCATCTAGATAGTTACTTACAGGGAAGACGGGATTTTCGAG ACCTTACCTGTCTTTGGGATCTTTGCGACTTCAAAACATCAAGTGTGCGTGATTTGGAAAGTCATGTACACTTTCACGTGTACCACAATCGGATGAAAACGCACGGTGCCAGTTTGAGCAATATCATAAGCGTCCCGAAGTGCAACAATGACAGCCGTCGACGAAATAGCATCGATACGTTTCGTATAACCTTTCAATGTGAATGGGGTGACTGCGAAGAAGTCTACCACAAAGCACAATCGTTTTTTACGCATGTAAACAATCACATTCAGGATCAGTTTCCGGTAGACAAAAGATCAAGCAAGGTGCCGCTGATGTGTCAGTGGGCCGCCTGCAAGCAAACCTACAAACGGTGTAGTATTGGTCTCGAGCATATTAGACGACACTCGACGGAGCGTACAATCGGATGTTACACCTGTGGAGCAATGTTTGTGTCCCGTCTGAAATATATAGATCATTGTAAGCGTCAGGTGGAATACCATA aTCGAGAATATCCTTGCCAACAATGTAACAAGCTTTTTGCTACGAAACAACTTATGGTGGACCATACGAATATTCACAATAAGAAATACGCCTGTACGCTCTGTCCGATGAAGTGGCCATCGCGGAAGGCGTTATCCTATCACATACGCTATAGACACGTCGAAGACAAACCGTTCCAATGTCACATCTGCAATCATAG ATGCGTGACAAAAGGAGATCTTAATGAACACGTACTAACCCACGACGAAAGACGAATGTTCCGATGCGAAGAGTTTGGCTGTGATGTCGCGTACAAGTGTCAAAAATCGCTGAGAAAG CACGTGGATTCGGTCCACTACGGTATGGGTCCTATGAAGTATGCCTGCCATTTATGCGAGAACCATTACTGTTCTGGTGCCAACTTATCCAGACATCTCATGAAAACCCACCAGTACCGTAAACCACCCGGTTACAGTCGATTCATGTACCAAGCAGATCGGGATGGCGTGTTTCGGTTGTCGACGTACGTAACTGGCGAGATAGTGAGCTATTCGGACGATGAGTGTAAATCCGAGGCACAGTCCCAGGATTCCTCGGCGGTGCCGATCAAGGAGGATAACGAAGAGGAAGTTCAGACGTGGACTagtttttcaattggaaaactAGAAACAATGGCTCGCAACACCATCGCTATCGAGCTGAAGgcaaatgaagttttaccgaaAGCATCCCGCTCGATGCCatccttgaagaaaagtgactcTCGGGCATCATTGCCCGGACCAAAAGATGAACCTTCCTCATCTGCGAAGAGTGTCGATGACTTTACCGTGATGAAACGATACATCAAGGAAGAAAAAACTGTGGTTATTTCGTTTGAGGAAACCGACTCAGCAGGCAGCGTGATACGGAGCGAAACGGTGCAGACTACCGAACTCACTCCGGATAAGTTACTATCCAGTGGCCGTGTATAA